Proteins encoded together in one Papio anubis isolate 15944 chromosome 3, Panubis1.0, whole genome shotgun sequence window:
- the CXCL9 gene encoding C-X-C motif chemokine 9 — protein MKKSGVLFLLGIIFLVLIGVQGTPVMRKGRCSCINTNQGTIHLQSLKDLKQFAPNLSCEKTEIIATLKNGDQTCLNPDSADVKELIKKWEKQVSQKKKQKNGKKHQKKKVLKVRKSQRPQQKKTA, from the exons ATGAAGAAAAGTGGTGTTCTTTTCCTCTTGGGCATCATCTTCCTGGTTCTGATTGGAGTGCAAG gAACCCCAGTAATGAGGAAGGGTCGCTGTTCCTGTATCAACACCAACCAAGGGACTATCCACCTACAATCCTTGAAAGACCTTAAACAATTTGCTCCAAACCTTTCCTGCGAGAAAACTGAAATCAT TGCTACGCTGAAGAATGGAGATCAAACATGTCTAAACCCAGATTCAGCAGATGTGAAGGAATtgattaaaaagtgggaaaaacag gtcagccaaaagaaaaagcaaaagaatgggaaaaaacatcaaaaaaagaaagttctgaaAGTTAGAAAATCTCAACGTCCTCAACAAAAGAAGACTGCATAA